One Nitrospirota bacterium genomic region harbors:
- a CDS encoding HEAT repeat domain-containing protein, translated as MRACLLSSLACACILLPSPSWAYRDYFTADQKAQLAKVQTVLVDAIALTEKGTVDAGPIVEIASRRLGELGYTMVQDRTKPHDAVFKVKCEQRKTWEGTTAAGGDADLPDAPSRLWKGPACQLTYLLGDLKVKWQREVRTDFDDAVTAAQSAQAGEAGAYAIQKLTDGLEKYEFPLLLTAEWGQPDRLLKLLDSAGTNQARKVKIISLLGEMQADEALPRLKQALQDRDLAKQALAAMGNLGRESIPLLVEIMNTSADLEVQAAAAKGLGQLGGLHGDASVVLPLLRKLKDPKTDWLVLTEVAWSLGKIPDKRSIEPLYDLNRQLQAMRDPENMRLQKLKAAVYWSIKQCDTWDQFSSLTIFG; from the coding sequence CTCTGGCCTGTGCGTGCATACTCCTACCAAGTCCGTCATGGGCTTACCGAGATTACTTTACGGCAGATCAGAAGGCACAACTTGCCAAAGTCCAGACGGTGCTCGTCGACGCAATAGCCCTTACCGAAAAGGGCACCGTCGATGCGGGACCGATCGTCGAGATTGCCTCGCGCCGTCTCGGAGAACTGGGCTATACCATGGTGCAGGATCGCACGAAGCCCCATGACGCGGTGTTTAAGGTGAAGTGTGAGCAGCGGAAGACGTGGGAAGGGACCACCGCTGCCGGTGGTGATGCAGATTTACCCGATGCGCCGTCGAGGCTCTGGAAAGGACCTGCCTGCCAGCTGACCTATCTGTTGGGAGACCTGAAGGTCAAATGGCAACGGGAGGTACGGACCGATTTTGACGATGCGGTCACAGCAGCCCAATCCGCGCAAGCCGGAGAAGCCGGCGCCTACGCCATACAGAAACTCACCGACGGATTAGAGAAATACGAGTTTCCCCTTCTATTGACGGCGGAATGGGGCCAACCGGATCGGCTGCTAAAACTCTTGGATTCTGCCGGGACCAACCAGGCACGCAAGGTCAAGATTATCTCGTTGCTCGGAGAAATGCAGGCTGACGAAGCCTTGCCCAGGCTGAAGCAGGCACTCCAAGACCGAGACTTGGCAAAACAGGCCTTGGCGGCGATGGGCAATCTCGGGAGGGAGAGCATTCCTCTGCTGGTCGAGATCATGAACACGTCAGCGGACCTTGAGGTGCAAGCCGCAGCGGCCAAGGGGTTGGGCCAACTGGGCGGGTTGCATGGAGATGCCTCCGTCGTGCTGCCGCTGTTGAGAAAGCTGAAGGATCCCAAGACAGACTGGCTCGTTCTTACGGAGGTCGCCTGGTCCTTGGGAAAGATTCCGGATAAGCGCTCGATCGAGCCCTTGTACGACCTTAATAGACAACTACAAGCCATGCGTGATCCGGAGAATATGCGGTTGCAGAAGCTGAAAGCCGCGGTCTATTGGTCGATCAAACAGTGCGACACCTGGGATCAATTCAGCTCGTTGACAATCTTCGGTTAG
- a CDS encoding sigma 54-interacting transcriptional regulator, which yields MNTVPPSTPPPLKSPDVLERITLQMASSLDLQVVLATITQGLVEELDAAFARIWLLGPGDLCADCHKAADCTNRSRCLHLEASAGLYTNLNGEYRRIPLGALKIGKIAQGTGSIYTNDVLGDDRLPNKQWMQDNGLHSFAGHPLKFRRELLGVIAMFGRRPLSEEEFERLAVYANEAAIAIKNAQLFTEVQQLTDRLQAENLYLREEIKLEHNFEEIIGESQNIKAVLRSIEQVAPTDSTVLIRGDTGTGKELIARAIHHMSPRRARSLVKVNCGAIPANLLESELFGHEKGSFTGALQRRIGRFELADGGTIFLDEVGELPLDAQVKLLRVLQEREFERVGSGHSTKVDVRVIAATNRDLHTAVKAGSFRADLLYRLNVFPIEVPPLSARAADIPSLASHFIAKFSAKLNKRFDGVSHATMDRLMTYSWPGNIRELENVIERATILANGPILQIDDAFLHAAPAPSHHKGTMEEVERAYVLHVLQEVNWVIEGKQGAATRLGLHPNTLRSRMQKLGIKKPRLD from the coding sequence ATGAACACCGTTCCCCCCTCGACTCCTCCTCCTCTCAAATCTCCCGATGTGTTGGAGCGGATTACACTCCAGATGGCGTCGAGTCTCGACCTCCAAGTCGTACTGGCCACGATCACACAGGGGTTGGTGGAGGAGCTGGATGCGGCCTTCGCCCGCATCTGGCTTTTAGGTCCAGGCGATCTTTGCGCCGACTGTCACAAGGCTGCCGACTGTACGAATCGAAGTCGCTGCCTGCATCTTGAAGCGAGCGCCGGACTCTATACCAATCTCAACGGTGAATACCGTCGCATTCCACTGGGGGCGTTGAAGATCGGAAAGATCGCCCAAGGCACCGGATCGATCTATACGAACGACGTCCTCGGCGACGACCGACTCCCAAACAAACAGTGGATGCAAGACAACGGGCTCCACTCATTTGCTGGCCACCCGCTGAAGTTCCGACGGGAACTGCTCGGCGTCATCGCGATGTTCGGACGCCGGCCGCTGAGCGAAGAGGAGTTCGAACGATTGGCCGTCTATGCCAATGAGGCCGCAATTGCGATCAAAAACGCGCAGCTGTTTACGGAAGTTCAACAGCTCACAGATCGGCTGCAAGCCGAGAATCTCTACCTTCGCGAAGAAATCAAACTCGAGCATAACTTCGAAGAGATCATCGGCGAGAGCCAGAACATCAAGGCCGTGCTGCGATCGATCGAACAGGTCGCACCGACCGACTCAACCGTCCTCATCCGTGGAGATACCGGGACGGGCAAGGAACTGATCGCCAGGGCGATTCACCACATGAGCCCGCGCAGGGCACGCTCCCTTGTGAAGGTGAACTGCGGCGCGATCCCCGCGAACCTCCTCGAGAGCGAACTCTTCGGACATGAAAAAGGATCGTTTACCGGGGCATTACAGCGCCGCATTGGCAGATTTGAGTTGGCGGATGGTGGGACAATCTTCCTGGATGAAGTGGGAGAGCTCCCGCTCGATGCCCAGGTAAAACTTCTGCGCGTGTTGCAGGAACGGGAATTCGAACGAGTCGGCAGCGGTCATTCAACGAAAGTCGATGTGCGGGTGATCGCCGCGACTAATCGCGACCTGCATACAGCGGTGAAGGCCGGTTCTTTCCGGGCCGATCTCCTCTACCGGCTGAATGTGTTTCCGATCGAGGTGCCACCCCTGTCTGCCCGTGCAGCCGATATTCCATCCTTGGCCAGCCACTTCATCGCCAAGTTTTCAGCCAAACTTAACAAGCGATTCGACGGTGTGTCTCATGCGACCATGGACCGTTTGATGACCTATTCATGGCCCGGGAACATTCGAGAGCTGGAAAATGTCATCGAACGGGCAACGATTCTCGCAAACGGGCCGATACTGCAAATCGATGACGCATTTCTCCATGCAGCCCCTGCCCCATCACATCACAAGGGAACCATGGAAGAGGTCGAACGAGCGTATGTCCTCCATGTCCTACAGGAGGTGAACTGGGTCATTGAAGGAAAACAGGGCGCCGCCACTCGGCTGGGTCTCCATCCCAACACGCTACGTTCACGCATGCAAAAACTCGGAATCAAGAAGCCTCGTCTCGATTGA
- a CDS encoding YHS domain-containing (seleno)protein: MALKQTIQLAMLILVGSVATALANDVAISTPGLSGYDPVAYFTDGKAVRGSGFHVTVQDGVTYAFATDEHKTLFIKSPEKYLPVYGGYCAYGVALGKKFVADPEMWRIVGGKLYLNLDKGIQQKWEKDIPGYLVKAEKNWLGIKDKNASDL; this comes from the coding sequence ATGGCACTGAAACAGACCATTCAACTCGCCATGCTGATTCTCGTGGGATCAGTGGCTACAGCCCTTGCCAACGATGTGGCGATCAGCACCCCGGGTCTCAGCGGCTATGACCCAGTCGCCTACTTTACCGACGGGAAGGCGGTGCGAGGGAGCGGCTTTCACGTGACGGTACAGGATGGCGTAACCTATGCCTTCGCCACCGACGAACATAAAACACTCTTCATAAAGAGCCCGGAAAAGTATCTGCCGGTCTACGGGGGGTATTGCGCCTACGGTGTGGCCCTAGGCAAGAAATTTGTGGCTGATCCTGAGATGTGGAGGATCGTAGGAGGCAAGCTCTACCTGAATCTGGATAAAGGCATTCAACAAAAGTGGGAGAAGGACATTCCTGGCTACCTCGTGAAAGCGGAGAAGAACTGGCTCGGGATCAAAGACAAGAACGCGTCGGATCTCTAA
- a CDS encoding DsrE family protein, with amino-acid sequence MKTAIIILSDPKSGSEEALGRVFNALALASECKQKGDEVAVVFNGAGTRWPAELSKLSHPANGLYNVVRDVVQGASCGCAEVFGATESVKACGVPIVKDHALAGTAGLLSLRRYLADGWQTVVF; translated from the coding sequence ATGAAAACTGCCATCATCATTCTGTCCGATCCGAAAAGTGGTTCTGAGGAAGCGCTTGGACGAGTCTTTAACGCGCTGGCCCTCGCGTCCGAATGTAAACAGAAGGGCGACGAAGTCGCCGTGGTATTCAATGGTGCCGGCACGCGCTGGCCGGCTGAGTTGAGCAAACTCTCGCATCCGGCCAATGGCCTCTACAACGTAGTCCGCGATGTCGTACAGGGCGCCTCATGCGGATGTGCGGAGGTCTTTGGGGCGACGGAAAGTGTCAAGGCTTGCGGAGTCCCGATTGTGAAGGACCATGCATTGGCCGGGACAGCAGGCCTCTTAAGTTTGCGGCGCTACCTGGCGGACGGCTGGCAGACGGTCGTGTTTTGA
- a CDS encoding pyridoxamine 5'-phosphate oxidase family protein translates to MATKYLDLMFTDAVRRAQAQYYGQVSKIAGAPDRDPLGQAEAEFIAARDSFYMGSISESGWPYVQHRGGPAGFLRLFNETTLVFADYKGNRQLLSTGNLSVNDRVALFLMDYKNRERLKILGHARVEDALAHPELIEQVTDRNMRSSVERLIFIDVVSFDWNCPKYITPRYSTDEVQEVAGPLRRRIAELEAELLSRKS, encoded by the coding sequence ATGGCAACGAAGTATCTCGATCTGATGTTCACGGATGCGGTGCGCCGTGCGCAGGCCCAATATTACGGGCAGGTAAGCAAGATTGCTGGCGCCCCCGACCGAGACCCGCTGGGCCAGGCAGAGGCGGAATTCATTGCCGCTCGGGACAGTTTCTACATGGGATCGATCAGTGAGAGCGGCTGGCCCTACGTTCAGCATCGAGGCGGACCTGCAGGATTTTTACGATTGTTCAACGAGACAACCCTGGTCTTTGCCGACTACAAAGGCAATCGGCAACTGCTGAGCACAGGCAACCTGTCGGTGAACGATCGGGTGGCGCTGTTTCTCATGGACTACAAGAACCGGGAGCGGTTGAAAATTCTTGGCCATGCCCGTGTCGAGGATGCCCTGGCGCATCCGGAACTGATCGAGCAGGTGACAGACCGTAACATGCGGTCAAGCGTGGAACGGCTGATCTTCATCGATGTGGTCTCGTTCGACTGGAACTGCCCGAAGTACATCACGCCACGCTACTCGACAGATGAGGTCCAGGAGGTGGCCGGTCCGTTGAGGAGGCGTATTGCCGAACTGGAGGCAGAGCTTCTTTCGAGGAAATCGTGA